Genomic DNA from Patescibacteria group bacterium:
CAAAACGCCATACCGCCACACCACCGACAAGCCATGTTAAAAATCCAAACAGGTTGAACCACGTACCGGCAAGGTTGTGTATGGCGAACCAAATATAGGCCAGGGAGATATCAAATGGATAGAACTGGATTCGGGAATCGCCAGGCACTTGATGAAGTGAGCCCTGCTCTATATAGAACATAGCTCGCGGGAATCTGTATGCCACGCTGTCAAAATTATTTGAAACGTAGAAGGTGCAAATCATTGCGGTTTGCACGAGTACGATTAGAATCGCAAACCACAAAAATAGGTTTATCCAGCGATCTATGCGGGTACCTTTATCTTGTGATATGGCTGCGGCAGCAGGGAGAAGGTGATTCATTCGCCGCAGCAGAAGCGCAAACACGGTCGCGAAGGAAAGCGAGATGGCTTCGTAAGCGATGAGATTGCCGAGCAGTCCCCAATAGCCGAGTAGGAGGGCAGTGCAGACTAGAGTGGTCCACGACAATAGAAACAGGGCGCAGATTGTGGATGCAATATCGTGCCTGCGAGGCCAAAGCCCCCAAGTGAGAAAACTAAGTAACAGTACGATGTGCAAAGTGGCCATAAGAATTTACAGTAGGGCTAAGGTTTCGATTTGAAATCAGACGGAAAACTTCTAAAAATTCCCTGTTTTATTTTACCCACGAAGTACTCTGAGCCGGCTTTGGATAAATGACCATAATCAACTGCAATAAAACTCTCAGGATTATCGCCGATTCGCGATATACATCTATCGGCATTGCACAAGTGCTGTATGGCTGATATGTAGGCAGCACCATTCGATTCAGTAATCTGTTTTAATGAATTGTCCAATGTGGGGAAAACCGTGGCTTTCTGGGAAACAGGAATGCGCTCCTTTTTGTCGAGGGAGTTCTTCCAGAAAAGGAAGCTGACTTTCTGCGGACTTTCTTGCCATTGAGGTGCGGGGCCGATGACAACAACCTTTGTGTTTTGCAACTTGGATTTGATAAATTTCAAAGTCTCATCCAATTTTGAAACCAACGTGGACTCATCCCAAGTATATGCGCCGCCGGGCACGATAAAGGCTGAGTTCATTATCAATACATCCGGCTTATTGCGAATGAGCAAATCAATCACATTATGGTTTGCGGCATCGCATTTTTTTCTCAGGACAGAGTAAGTTCCAACTTGGAGCAGAGGCGGACAGGCGGCGGTTGTTAGTTGCATGATTCCGAAATCAGATTCTTCCTGAATTTTCTTTAAGCCGGGATATAAAGCGGAAGCATGAGAATCCC
This window encodes:
- a CDS encoding SGNH hydrolase domain-containing protein; protein product: LAWLTYRLIEKPFRFGNHSRAKTLILIALMTLVGFVGFNCYKKEGYAFRLPAEVQMYVQTIDFQFAKFIRYGQCHLETDEVIVHDKSCVESARPLVALWGDSHASALYPGLKKIQEESDFGIMQLTTAACPPLLQVGTYSVLRKKCDAANHNVIDLLIRNKPDVLIMNSAFIVPGGAYTWDESTLVSKLDETLKFIKSKLQNTKVVVIGPAPQWQESPQKVSFLFWKNSLDKKERIPVSQKATVFPTLDNSLKQITESNGAAYISAIQHLCNADRCISRIGDNPESFIAVDYGHLSKAGSEYFVGKIKQGIFRSFPSDFKSKP